The DNA segment AGAAAGCAGAGAACACTTAAAAGAATTACTTAAAGTAGCATCCGGAGGAATTGTATTTGCTACTATTCAAAAATTCCAACCCGAAGATGGCTCAAATGTATATGAGCAACTTTCTGACCGTACTAATATTGTAGTGGTTGCCGATGAAGCCCACCGCACGCAATATGGATTTAAGCCAAAAACTATTGATGTAAAAGATGATAACGGCAATGTGATAGGCCAACGTTTGGTTTACGGCTTTGCCAAATATATGCGTGATGCTTTGCCCAATGCAACCTATTTAGGTTTTACAGGAACTCCGGTGGAATCAACCGATGCAAATACCCCGGCTGTTTTTGGTAACTATGTAGATATTTATGACATAGCCCAAGCCGTGGAGGATGGTGCTACTGTTCCTATTTACTACGAAAGCCGTTTGGTGAAAATCAATCTTTCGGAAGAAGGAAAACAGCTTATCGAGGAGCTTGATGAAGAACTGGCAAAAGATGAATTAACGGAAACCCAAAAAGCTAAAGCCAAGTGGACAAAGGTTGAAGCCATTATTGGTAGTGAGGCTCGACTAAAAAAAGTAGCAGAAGATATTGTTTTTCACTACGAGGAACGTACCAATAGCGGTATTGAAGGTAAAGCAATGATTGTTACCATGAGCCGACAAATCGCTGCTGACTTGTATAAAGAAATTATTAAAATACGCCCACATTGGCATGATGATGATTTGGATAAAGGTGTGCTAAAAGTAGTGATGACTGCTTCTTCATCCGATGGTCCAGAGCTAATGAAACATCATACATTAAAAGACCAACGCAGAGCATTAGCCGACCGAATGAAAGATACCTCAGACCCGATGAAATTGGTAATTGTTCGGGATATGTGGCTGACAGGATTTGATGCACCAAGTATGCACACTTTATACATAGACAAACCAATGAAAGGTCATAATCTGATGCAAGCCATAGCTAGGGTTAACCGTGTATATAAAGATAAACCGGGCGGTTTGGTAGTCGATTATTTTGGTATCGCCTCTGATTTAAAAAAGGCACTATCCTTTTATTCCGATAGCGGTGGTAAAGGCGACCCGGCAGAAGCACAGGAAAAGGCGGTTCAGTTGATGTTGGAAAAGCTAGAAGTTGTTTCTCAAATGTTTTCAGAAAATCCTATCGTACAACATGCTGATTATGCCATGGCAGCAGAACCTAAAGTGCCTTACGGTGATGGCTTTGCTTATGAGAATTATTTTGATGCTTCAATAAAAGAGAAGTTAGAGTTAATAATTTCTGCGGTTGAACATGTGCTTAGTTTGGAAGATGGTAAAAACCGATATGTAAGAGAAGTGACAGCCCTCTCTAAAGCATTCTCTATTGCGCTACCGCATGATGAAGCCATGGATGCTAAAGATGAGATTGCATTCTTTCAAGCAGTAAAAGCTCGCATTCAAAAATTGGATATGGGTACAGCTTCTGGTGGCAAAACCGATTACGAGATAGAAACAGCCATCAAACAAGTGGTTGATGAAGCGATTGTTTCAGAACAGGTAGTTGATATTTTTGATGCAGCAGGAATTAAAAAGCCGGAATTATCTGTATTGGATGATGATTTTCTTGAGGAAATGAAAGACATGAAGCATAAGAATTTGGCGCTGGAAGTCCTCAAAAAACTACTCAATGATGAAATTAAGGTTAGAGCCAAGCATAATATCGTTCAGAGCCGTACCCTAATGGAAATGTTAGAATCATCCATTAAACGCTACCAAAACAACTTAATCACCGCTGCCGAAATCATTCAGGAAATGATTGAACTGGCTAAAGAAATAAAAGAAGCCGACAAGCGTGGCGAAAAAATGGGCTTATCAAAAGATGAGCTTGCCTTTTATGATGCCGTGGCATCAAACGAAAGTGCCAAGGATATGCTTGGTGATGAAGTTCTTCTAAAACTTGCAAGGGTACTTGTTGAACGTGTTAAAGCCAATGCAACAATAGACTGGACAGTTAAGGAATCCGTAAAAAAGAAGCTGAAAGTAATTGTAAAGCGTACTCTTAGACAATATGGTTATCCACCCGATTTACAAAAATTGGCTACTGAGACGGTATTGAGTCAGGCAGAGATGTTGGCGGAGTTTTGGAGTGAGTAATAGTACAACAATAGAAAACATTTAGTTCATACAATTTAATTGATTGATTTTTAACTGCATTGAATTGATATTAATGAATAGATATATAAAGCGTTTGTGTGAATTAATAGTTCTCACTGTAATTGTAATTAATTTCGATAAAGTAATACAAGTGGTTTTAAACAAAACCATAGTAAAATTTTGGGATATATATTTAAATACAAATTTCATCTTAGAGTATTTTGTAATTCTTTGTGCAGCAGTATGCATTATTAGATTAATTGTAAAATTATATAAAGGCTATGTTGTAAACGGTTCGTTAGCACGATTTGTCATATACTTAGCATTAGTATATGGTTATTATAGCTTTTACTCTGATGCATATGTATTTAATCACTTTGACTTTTGTAACAATGTTTTTTTACTAGATATTATATTAGTTGTAGGATTTTACTTTCTCGCTCTGCAAGGATACAGAGAATATAGGTTACTTTTAGTTACTGCTGATGAATTTAATGAAAGTAGAGATATTCCATTAATAAGTGGTGAATTTGACACCCTAAACAGAAAACCCCAAGCCCAAAGCTTAGCAAGAGATATACATCATATTGGGTATTATAATGTTGGAATTGTTGGTGCCTGGGGTGAAGGTAAGACCTCATTTGTCAATATGGTACTTGATGAGCTTAAAAACCTTGATAATGTTGTTACGGTGAGATTTAACCCTTGGCAAAGTAAATCACCAGAGCAAATATCTAAGGATTATTTTAGGACTCTAAAAATATGTCTTAAGCCCTTTAGTGGAGAAGTATACCCTGAATTAAACAAATACTTGGATATACTTTTAAATACAGAAAAGAATGTAGTTACTAAACTAACAAGGCAGTTGAGTTCGGTTATTACTTTAGAGCAACAAAAAGAAAAGTTTGTAAATGAAGCCCTTAAGCGAATAAACAAAAAAATAGTTGTTTTTATAGATGATATAGATCGATTAGATAGCAACGAAGTTATTGAGGTTTTTAAGCTTATTAGGAATACTGCAGACTTTACTTCTGTTACATATATCGGAGCATATGATAGAAATTATTTAATAAATTCAATCTCTAAGATAAACGGTTATAAGCCTGAGGAATATTTGGCGAAAATATTTCAATCGGAATATGTACTTGCACAATATGATGAATTTAGTAGAGTTATTTTTTTTATAGAATCTTTAATGAAAAGATTTAAGGAAGGTAGTGATGAGTATAGATTAATTGAAGAGAAGAAAGGTGAGTTGATTCAAAATAGATCTAAATGGAATTGGTTTATAAGGTTAATAACCAACATGAGAGATGTAAAACGAATGGTTGATAGTTTCTCTTATGCTTTTCCAAAAGTGTGGGCAGACGTAGATTTTTACGATTTAGTTAATTTATACTGTATTCGAACGAAGCACTTTTCTTTGTATGAGATTTTAAAATCAAAAAAAATTGTAAAAGTTATGTCTGATGGTGTTCATGTTTTTGATTCAAATTTAATAGAAGAAAAGAAGATTGAGATACCTGGAGAAGTCGACAAATTGCTAAGTGTTTTGTTGCCTAAACAAGAAACCAATTCATTTAGTTTATTCCATAATGATGAATCAAGCAGTTTATCTCTTGCTAAAAATTTTGAAAGGTATTTTTCTCCTGATTACTATAAGAAAATGCCAAGAGCAACATTTTTAAAATATAAGAATTATAGCAATAAAAA comes from the Saccharicrinis fermentans DSM 9555 = JCM 21142 genome and includes:
- a CDS encoding KAP family P-loop NTPase fold protein, with product MNRYIKRLCELIVLTVIVINFDKVIQVVLNKTIVKFWDIYLNTNFILEYFVILCAAVCIIRLIVKLYKGYVVNGSLARFVIYLALVYGYYSFYSDAYVFNHFDFCNNVFLLDIILVVGFYFLALQGYREYRLLLVTADEFNESRDIPLISGEFDTLNRKPQAQSLARDIHHIGYYNVGIVGAWGEGKTSFVNMVLDELKNLDNVVTVRFNPWQSKSPEQISKDYFRTLKICLKPFSGEVYPELNKYLDILLNTEKNVVTKLTRQLSSVITLEQQKEKFVNEALKRINKKIVVFIDDIDRLDSNEVIEVFKLIRNTADFTSVTYIGAYDRNYLINSISKINGYKPEEYLAKIFQSEYVLAQYDEFSRVIFFIESLMKRFKEGSDEYRLIEEKKGELIQNRSKWNWFIRLITNMRDVKRMVDSFSYAFPKVWADVDFYDLVNLYCIRTKHFSLYEILKSKKIVKVMSDGVHVFDSNLIEEKKIEIPGEVDKLLSVLLPKQETNSFSLFHNDESSSLSLAKNFERYFSPDYYKKMPRATFLKYKNYSNKKLKEEFAEWYIKGYLSKIYSYLQIETIDELRDVQEYKNYIQLWTLTIAKASGYNYKPYFDLLIYNECQSVANRFFVNNLIALKIFWEEQLKSIIDHNCLGTIYYSLIVGYDRDPDYRILFSKKELQRQILKKLKASIKEITCEEENTKEVFNKINALYYGCLDYINKTNDHVMFLGEANRVMKDYILTFPKQYLEHYIRPKVVPDDGISRDGDPFTEQIFGDPNMKYRDYFAYKKGAYDIICFLVRRSKNDFSLLEEFMRKYSTNKYQVIRFEKYPKQNFSNLT
- a CDS encoding type I restriction endonuclease subunit R; amino-acid sequence: MTKITENDIELWAIEELENLGWNYIHGAVIAPDGEEPERNSFSDVILKGRLAEAIVRNNAHIPYEAQQEALKVIERITSPELMVNNQEFHKLLTEGVPVEYRKDGVQRGDRVQLVNFSNPKQNDFLVVNQFTIIENNSNKRPDLILFVNGLPLVIFELKNAVDENATLHSAFKQIQTYKDTIPSLFTFNTFCVLSDGADAKAGSLSAGYSRYLAWKTSDGIQEASTLTSQLEVLIKGLTNPETLLDYIRHFIVFEEVKTFHETSQQVSITTIKKVAAYHQYYAVNKAIESVKKASADNGDRKGGVVWHTQGSGKSLSMVFFSGKLVLQLNNPTILVITDRNDLDDQLFDTFGSSKQLLRQVPIQAESREHLKELLKVASGGIVFATIQKFQPEDGSNVYEQLSDRTNIVVVADEAHRTQYGFKPKTIDVKDDNGNVIGQRLVYGFAKYMRDALPNATYLGFTGTPVESTDANTPAVFGNYVDIYDIAQAVEDGATVPIYYESRLVKINLSEEGKQLIEELDEELAKDELTETQKAKAKWTKVEAIIGSEARLKKVAEDIVFHYEERTNSGIEGKAMIVTMSRQIAADLYKEIIKIRPHWHDDDLDKGVLKVVMTASSSDGPELMKHHTLKDQRRALADRMKDTSDPMKLVIVRDMWLTGFDAPSMHTLYIDKPMKGHNLMQAIARVNRVYKDKPGGLVVDYFGIASDLKKALSFYSDSGGKGDPAEAQEKAVQLMLEKLEVVSQMFSENPIVQHADYAMAAEPKVPYGDGFAYENYFDASIKEKLELIISAVEHVLSLEDGKNRYVREVTALSKAFSIALPHDEAMDAKDEIAFFQAVKARIQKLDMGTASGGKTDYEIETAIKQVVDEAIVSEQVVDIFDAAGIKKPELSVLDDDFLEEMKDMKHKNLALEVLKKLLNDEIKVRAKHNIVQSRTLMEMLESSIKRYQNNLITAAEIIQEMIELAKEIKEADKRGEKMGLSKDELAFYDAVASNESAKDMLGDEVLLKLARVLVERVKANATIDWTVKESVKKKLKVIVKRTLRQYGYPPDLQKLATETVLSQAEMLAEFWSE